The following nucleotide sequence is from Rhizoctonia solani chromosome 15, complete sequence.
ATGGGTGTAATATTTTGCGAAGTCATCGCTCGTAAACTCGCGGATGACTATGTGTTCAAGGTAAGTAATTCAACGTGCAGTATGATCCTGCTTTGACGTATTTTCTAGCGCTCAGCTCCGGATTGGGGAATGGACCCTGATGAACTCAAGACTCGTGCTTCACCAGGATGTCCTCCTGAGCTTGTTGCTCTGGCTCTAGATATGTGTGCGGTCGATCCTCATGCCCGACCCTCTATGCGCGAAGTACTAGCTCGTCTTCGAACGATCGAACTTGGTGTGCTTGAGAAAGCTGGTGACGCGCATGTAGGAAGTGTCAAATTCTTCACAGCTGGACGCAAGCGACCAGGGCCAGCCCTCCGCATACCCAGTTTTGGTATGGGGGTTGGGAGTGAAATACGCAACAAGGATGGTGATGCCGAGTTAGACACCAAGCATGAAGCAGACGCGGGCATAGGATCAGACAAGGAGCTCGATGACGCGGTCCGCAGCCTCGAGAATATTCGCATCAGCAAGGGTCCAGCCAATATTTTACCTCCTGAACACGGTTATACGCCTGCGTCTGAGAAAAGTCGATGGGAATCGCCGAGATGGGATGGGAATTCGATGTATTATACCCAACGCTCGGGTGACTTTGGTAAGATTGAGTCCATGTCGAAGGTAGTATATACACCTTACGGCCATGACATAGGTTACATTCCCAGCGAGCCAGGGTCCGACTCGACGTCACCTCTGTTGCACGAGACCCCGAATCCGGAAATAGACAATACTCACTCTCAATTATCGAGTTACAGTGAGACGGTGGTACAAATGCATAGGGGAGATCTGGGAACTTCAACTCCTTCGGTCAATACTGCTGTTCCTTCCGAGCTTCCTGCCACTGCTGCTTCTCATTCATCTCCTCAAAATTCAGTATCTGTTTTAACCGTTCGGGCTTCACCTGTGATCACTACCAATGCGCTGCACGGACCAGCTATCCAATCCGAATCTTCATCCGTACACTAAATGACGCTGCCGCGGCTTCGAGGATTTTACAGGTCGATCCCAATCAGGTATCCAAGATGTCGATGGATAGCTATCACACCGCATCATCTGCAATTACCTTACCAGCGCCTACCACCGACTCGGTTGCTCTGGGATCTATAGCCGCAGCAACAGAGGGCTCGACCGTCACGACCCGCCAAGTGGAAACGGAACCTTCGCTCATTCATCGATTCACGCTTATCAAGCCTGGTTCCACGCGCAGAGGATCCGTCACCTTTACTCCTGCCTCAAACGGCCGTGGGGCTAGccctcctccacctgatAGCGCTCCAGGGTGGAGTCCGTTCGAATTCTTTTTCGGAAGTGGATATAGCGCCAAGTGTGACTTGTGCACGAAGCGTCTCGGTTGGGGTTGGAAACCCGTCTTGGAATGTGATGATTGTGGAATGAGGTACGTAATTTGCCTGTCAAAATAAGAAAGTAGGGTATTAATTTATGTCACGTCGATCAGGGCTCATATCAAGTGTGGAGAATTCGCACCAAGGGATTGTGGACTCCGAGGACCAAGGCACGCTAGCCCTCCACCTTTCCCTGCATCGCCCACTTCGCCCACGTCGCCCAAATTCAAGCCGAACGTCAGGCGTAGGTCTGGAGAGGGTGCTACAGCCTCGGCATGAGAGGCCTCTGATAGTCGATTGTATCACGCGATGGATGGTGTATGCTCCAACATTCAACTTCTAGGATTTCCTTTCCCTCTTTCATTGATACATGCCATTTCATTTTCTCTATGCACCTTTTTTTTATATCGTTCACTTCGTTACACGTAACTTGGACTTTCCATCACTAATTCATTCATATTTGCGATTGTACAAATAGTTGGTTTCCGGATATTTACGGCTTCTTTAATTTTTGAACTCGGGAACCACATATTCATGGGTTTATGTGTCGGTTGCCGTCCTTGGGTGTATTTGGCTCATACGGAAGACGTGTAATTTGCTTGTCGGTTAATTTGGAGCTCCGCAAGTTTAGGGCTTCCACTGCGAAAATGGTTTTTTATCGAGAACTCGAAGAACGCTATCCTGAGTGGATGACGAGTATCTCAGGACGGAGATTGTGTATCCACCGATGGCACTTATGACTCGGCACCCAATTCAAACTCTCGCACGGGCAATGAATGCCTATGGCCAATCGCGATCGTCCTTTCGGACACGGTTGAATTGATATTGTTCGCTATTGGCCGTGCAATGTATATGC
It contains:
- a CDS encoding TKL/LISK/LISK-DD1 protein kinase, whose translation is MDFDIIPFEDIQGDWRRLGSGSFGNVYKGVYLGIDVAIKEVLPSKDYDVAKYFEREWRLMKEARHPNVVLFLGLSRAPPPDNRIFIVSEFIDNGNLRQLIHDTRQPLEWPLRLSVLTDIARAMAYLHARRCIHRDLKGENLLMTANGRVKVTDFGFARIAARNDDEMRRLTFCGTDSYMSPEILKGDEFDLPTDVFSMGVIFCEVIARKLADDYVFKRSAPDWGMDPDELKTRASPGCPPELVALALDMCAVDPHARPSMREVLARLRTIELGVLEKAGDAHVGSVKFFTAGRKRPGPALRIPSFGMGVGSEIRNKDGDAELDTKHEADAGIGSDKELDDAVRSLENIRISKGPANILPPEHGYTPASEKSRWESPRWDGNSMYYTQRSGDFGYIPSEPGSDSTSPLLHETPNPEIDNTHSQLSSYSETVVQMHRGDLGTSTPSVNTAVPSELPATAASHSSPQNSVSVLTVRASPVITTNALHGPAIQSESSSVH
- a CDS encoding TKL/LISK/LISK-DD1 protein kinase; translated protein: MSMDSYHTASSAITLPAPTTDSVALGSIAAATEGSTVTTRQVETEPSLIHRFTLIKPGSTRRGSVTFTPASNGRGASPPPPDSAPGWSPFEFFFGSGYSAKCDLCTKRLGWGWKPVLECDDCGMRAHIKCGEFAPRDCGLRGPRHASPPPFPASPTSPTSPKFKPNVRRRSGEGATASA